The following coding sequences lie in one Oceanicola sp. 502str15 genomic window:
- a CDS encoding SMP-30/gluconolactonase/LRE family protein has product MRETIGDAVTGLAGLIDPAHPLERVVGGSIWSEGPLWIPARGCLRWSDIPNNRIREYCPATGEVTEYAGDVEFTNGRTLDRDGSVVQCSHGRRRMERDRDGEVTNIVDGWRGVRLNSPNDVVIAPDGAIWFTDPAYGITEAREGHPGEREYGDHYVFRHDPSTGETLPVVIDVEEPNGLAFSPDGSLFYVADSSSVRKPPGVGNSHIRVYDVQGGRRCKNGRLFAQIEEGVPDGFAVDALGNLWSSSEIGVIVFDADGREIGRVRVPELTGNLCFGGEDGRDLYIAASTSIYRIRTETTDAWAAQQR; this is encoded by the coding sequence GTGAGGGAGACGATCGGAGATGCGGTGACGGGGCTGGCCGGGCTGATCGACCCAGCGCATCCGCTTGAGCGGGTGGTCGGCGGGTCGATCTGGAGCGAGGGGCCGCTGTGGATTCCGGCGCGGGGGTGCCTGCGGTGGAGCGACATTCCGAACAACAGGATCAGGGAATACTGCCCGGCCACCGGCGAGGTGACGGAGTATGCGGGCGATGTGGAGTTTACCAACGGGCGCACGCTCGACCGGGATGGCAGCGTGGTGCAGTGCTCTCACGGGCGGCGGCGCATGGAGCGGGACCGCGACGGCGAGGTGACGAACATCGTCGATGGCTGGCGGGGGGTGCGGCTCAATTCGCCCAATGACGTGGTGATCGCGCCTGACGGCGCGATCTGGTTCACCGATCCGGCCTACGGGATCACGGAGGCGCGCGAGGGCCACCCCGGCGAGCGGGAGTACGGCGACCACTACGTGTTTCGCCATGACCCGAGCACGGGCGAGACCCTGCCCGTGGTGATCGACGTGGAGGAGCCCAATGGCCTCGCCTTCTCGCCCGATGGATCGCTGTTCTACGTGGCCGACAGCTCGTCGGTCCGCAAGCCGCCGGGCGTGGGGAACAGCCACATCCGGGTTTATGATGTGCAGGGGGGCAGGCGGTGCAAGAACGGGCGGCTGTTTGCGCAGATCGAGGAGGGGGTTCCGGACGGTTTTGCGGTGGATGCGCTGGGCAACCTTTGGAGTTCGAGCGAGATCGGCGTGATCGTGTTTGACGCCGACGGGCGGGAGATTGGCCGGGTGCGGGTGCCGGAGCTGACGGGGAACCTGTGCTTTGGCGGTGAGGACGGGCGGGATCTTTACATTGCGGCCTCCACCAGCATCTACCGCATCCGTACCGAGACGACCGACGCCTGGGCCGCCCAACAGAGGTGA
- a CDS encoding response regulator transcription factor: protein MKILIAEDDPFHRSFLAGAVREALPTCETLFEATGGQDAIDIALANEIDGVVMDLQMPEVSGIAAASRIWENRPDMRILFWSNYSDEAYVRGVSRIVPKEAVYGYLLKTASAHRLGLAMMGIFLEDQCIIDREVRGVQQRAMDLHQGLSNTEFEVLTDIALGLTDKGIAARRGVSTRSVQSRLKQLYEKLGIDQMSPNDDSSTFNSRSRAVAIALSRGLLNLESMSAAEVKLQVWMGN from the coding sequence ATGAAGATCCTCATCGCCGAAGACGACCCGTTTCATCGCTCCTTCCTCGCAGGCGCCGTGCGCGAGGCCCTGCCAACCTGCGAAACCCTCTTCGAGGCAACCGGCGGGCAGGACGCCATCGACATTGCGCTCGCCAACGAGATCGACGGCGTCGTGATGGACCTCCAGATGCCCGAGGTCTCCGGAATCGCCGCCGCCTCCAGAATCTGGGAGAACCGCCCCGACATGCGTATCCTGTTCTGGTCGAACTACTCCGACGAGGCCTATGTGCGCGGCGTGTCCCGCATCGTGCCCAAGGAGGCGGTCTACGGGTATCTGCTCAAGACGGCTTCGGCCCATCGTCTGGGGCTGGCGATGATGGGGATCTTCCTCGAAGACCAATGCATCATCGACCGCGAGGTGCGGGGCGTCCAGCAGCGCGCGATGGACCTGCACCAGGGGCTGTCGAACACCGAATTCGAGGTTCTGACAGACATCGCCCTGGGCCTGACCGACAAGGGCATAGCCGCCCGCCGCGGCGTCTCCACCCGCTCGGTCCAGAGCCGGCTGAAGCAGCTCTACGAAAAGCTCGGCATCGACCAGATGTCCCCCAATGACGACAGCTCGACCTTCAACTCCCGCTCACGCGCCGTGGCCATCGCCCTGTCGCGCGGCCTGCTGAACCTCGAGAGCATGTCCGCCGCCGAGGTCAAGCTTCAGGTCTGGATGGGCAACTGA
- a CDS encoding GAF domain-containing protein, giving the protein MDLAAESELDHYLAISRAVAGEMDLQNVLNGIAGAVKSKLLEYHHLDVAVVTPGDKSKHFALETGIETVWNRDGEGRPNALAPVRQVLSGEIGNLVTGDAWTDPRFHFDGADDAPIFEANLRSRIHVPLTVHGEVIGVLSFSSPERNAYGEDDVRKAQNVADLIAPYFYALNMSDQAQSSARAEGAARGREHSLRHGAQRLTEAMEAERLRLGMELHDQTLADLSSVFRRVSRLAGQPGPDSSELQEIAKAISRCTTDLRGIIENTKPGVLDLFGVTQAIEAQLERATQGQDRKIATKVIDDTDNLLDRSEYRLQLAVFRIVQEAVTNAVKHSECSTITVRLSIEDHSLGIVVANDGRVPLVGWRRSNRGVDNIRIRAALIGARVEFERDPNGSGSRTILNIPCEIVRAGTQGPGLPNEPAAQTSPPSLHHFADSAS; this is encoded by the coding sequence ATGGACCTGGCTGCGGAGAGCGAGCTCGATCACTACCTGGCGATCTCCCGGGCGGTGGCCGGCGAGATGGATTTGCAGAATGTTCTCAACGGCATCGCCGGTGCGGTCAAATCCAAGCTGCTGGAGTATCACCACCTCGACGTTGCGGTCGTCACGCCCGGCGACAAGTCCAAGCACTTTGCGCTGGAAACCGGGATCGAAACGGTCTGGAACCGCGATGGCGAGGGCCGCCCGAACGCGCTCGCCCCCGTGCGTCAGGTGCTGAGCGGCGAGATCGGCAACCTCGTCACCGGCGATGCCTGGACAGACCCGCGCTTTCACTTCGACGGCGCAGACGACGCGCCGATCTTCGAGGCCAACCTGCGCAGCCGCATCCATGTGCCGCTGACGGTGCATGGCGAGGTCATCGGCGTCCTCAGCTTCTCCTCTCCCGAGCGCAACGCCTACGGCGAGGACGACGTGCGCAAGGCCCAGAACGTGGCAGACTTGATCGCCCCCTATTTCTACGCCCTCAACATGTCGGATCAGGCGCAGTCCTCCGCGCGGGCCGAAGGCGCGGCACGCGGGCGCGAGCACTCGCTGCGCCACGGCGCGCAGCGCCTGACTGAGGCGATGGAGGCAGAACGCCTCCGCCTCGGCATGGAACTCCACGACCAGACCCTGGCCGACCTCTCCTCGGTCTTCCGCAGGGTCTCCCGCCTCGCCGGGCAACCCGGCCCCGACAGCTCCGAACTTCAGGAAATCGCCAAGGCCATCTCGCGCTGCACCACCGATCTGCGCGGCATCATCGAAAACACCAAGCCCGGCGTGCTCGACCTCTTCGGCGTCACCCAGGCCATCGAGGCCCAGCTCGAACGCGCCACCCAGGGGCAGGACCGAAAGATCGCCACAAAGGTCATCGACGACACCGACAACCTCCTCGACCGCTCCGAATACCGCCTGCAACTGGCCGTGTTCCGCATCGTGCAGGAGGCGGTGACGAACGCGGTCAAGCATTCCGAATGCAGCACCATCACCGTCCGCCTGTCGATCGAAGACCACAGCCTCGGCATCGTCGTCGCCAACGACGGGCGGGTGCCGCTGGTCGGCTGGCGGCGGTCCAACCGGGGGGTCGACAACATCCGCATCCGCGCCGCCCTGATCGGCGCACGCGTCGAGTTCGAGCGTGATCCCAACGGCTCGGGCAGCCGCACCATCCTCAACATTCCCTGCGAAATCGTGCGCGCAGGCACACAAGGCCCGGGCCTCCCCAACGAGCCTGCCGCCCAGACCTCACCCCCCTCCCTGCATCACTTTGCGGACAGCGCGTCATGA
- a CDS encoding Gfo/Idh/MocA family protein, producing the protein MLKGGIIGTGFFAGNHLNGWKAVEGAEIVALCDLDAEKAKAAAGAFDIAHVHGDAEEMLTRHQLDFVDIITTAPTHRPLVELALRHGVHVICQKPFAENMADARAMVEAADRAGKTLMVHENFRWQSAVRRVIELVRAGRIGTPFFCRGSFRSGYDVFSGQPYLAEGKRFIIEDLGIHVLDVVRALMGDVARVSAVTTRVNPAINGEDVATILLTHESGMASVVDCSYASRRSPETFPETLIEIDGPEGTIRLDAGYRLTVQAGGEEEVIDASPPLLDWAERPWHNIQESVVTIQQHFIHCLSEGAVPETSGADNLKTFALVEAAYVSAAEGRSVPTDSIG; encoded by the coding sequence ATGCTGAAAGGCGGTATCATTGGCACCGGATTCTTTGCCGGCAACCATCTGAACGGCTGGAAGGCGGTTGAGGGGGCAGAGATCGTTGCGCTCTGCGACCTCGACGCGGAGAAGGCGAAGGCCGCTGCGGGCGCCTTTGACATTGCCCATGTGCACGGGGATGCCGAGGAGATGCTGACACGCCATCAGCTCGACTTCGTCGATATCATCACCACCGCCCCGACCCATCGCCCGCTTGTGGAACTGGCGCTGCGCCATGGTGTCCACGTGATCTGCCAGAAGCCATTTGCCGAGAACATGGCCGACGCCCGCGCGATGGTGGAGGCCGCCGACAGGGCGGGCAAGACCTTGATGGTGCACGAGAACTTTCGGTGGCAATCGGCGGTGCGCCGGGTGATCGAGCTGGTGCGCGCGGGCCGGATCGGGACGCCGTTTTTCTGCCGTGGCTCGTTTCGCTCGGGCTATGACGTGTTTTCGGGCCAGCCATATCTGGCTGAAGGCAAACGCTTCATCATCGAAGACCTCGGCATTCATGTGCTCGACGTGGTGCGCGCGCTGATGGGCGATGTTGCCCGCGTGTCGGCGGTGACGACGCGGGTGAACCCGGCGATCAATGGGGAGGATGTGGCGACGATCCTGCTCACCCATGAAAGCGGCATGGCCAGCGTGGTCGATTGCTCCTATGCCAGCCGCCGCAGCCCCGAGACCTTTCCCGAGACGCTGATCGAGATCGACGGCCCGGAAGGCACCATTCGGCTTGATGCGGGCTATCGGCTGACGGTTCAGGCCGGGGGCGAGGAAGAGGTGATCGACGCCTCGCCGCCGCTGCTCGATTGGGCCGAGCGCCCCTGGCACAACATTCAGGAGAGCGTTGTGACCATTCAGCAGCATTTCATTCACTGCCTGTCGGAAGGCGCGGTGCCGGAGACCTCCGGCGCTGACAACCTGAAGACATTCGCGCTGGTGGAGGCCGCCTATGTTTCGGCGGCTGAAGGGAGGAGCGTGCCGACCGACAGCATTGGCTGA
- a CDS encoding D-ribose ABC transporter substrate-binding protein codes for MTFKTVIRAAATALLALPVMASADTIAIITPSHDNPFFKAEADGAEAKAKELGYETMVLVHDDDANKQSELFDTVIAAGVSAIILDNAGADASVAAVQKAKDAGIPSFLIDREITETGVAVSQIVSNNYQGAQLGAEEFVKLMGEEGKYAELVGKESDTNAGIRSQGYHDVIDQYPELEMVAQQTANWSQTEAFTVMESMLQANPDIKGVISGNDTMAMGAWAALEAAGRTDVIVVGFDGSNDVRDSIKAGGIKATVLQPAYAQAQMAVEQADKYLKTGSTGMDEKQLMDCVLVNGDNAAQLETFALK; via the coding sequence ATGACGTTCAAGACTGTAATCCGGGCCGCGGCGACGGCGCTCTTGGCGCTGCCAGTGATGGCATCGGCAGACACCATCGCGATCATCACCCCGAGCCATGACAACCCGTTCTTCAAGGCGGAGGCCGATGGTGCCGAAGCCAAGGCGAAGGAGCTGGGCTACGAGACAATGGTGCTTGTGCACGATGACGACGCCAACAAGCAGTCGGAGCTGTTCGACACCGTCATCGCCGCGGGTGTTTCGGCGATCATTCTCGACAACGCCGGGGCCGATGCCTCGGTGGCGGCGGTGCAGAAGGCCAAGGACGCGGGCATTCCGTCGTTCCTGATCGACCGCGAGATCACCGAGACGGGCGTTGCCGTCAGCCAGATCGTTTCGAACAACTACCAGGGCGCGCAGCTTGGCGCCGAGGAGTTCGTGAAGCTGATGGGCGAAGAGGGCAAATATGCAGAACTGGTGGGCAAGGAGAGCGACACCAACGCCGGCATTCGCAGCCAAGGCTACCATGACGTGATCGACCAGTATCCCGAGCTGGAGATGGTGGCCCAGCAGACCGCGAACTGGTCGCAGACCGAAGCCTTCACGGTGATGGAGTCGATGCTTCAGGCCAACCCCGACATCAAGGGCGTGATCTCGGGCAACGACACCATGGCGATGGGCGCATGGGCCGCGCTGGAAGCCGCCGGCCGGACCGACGTGATCGTGGTGGGCTTCGACGGCTCCAACGACGTGCGCGACTCGATCAAGGCGGGCGGCATCAAGGCCACCGTGCTTCAGCCGGCCTATGCACAGGCGCAGATGGCGGTGGAGCAGGCCGACAAGTACCTGAAGACCGGCTCGACGGGCATGGACGAGAAGCAGCTCATGGACTGCGTTCTGGTGAATGGCGACAATGCTGCACAGCTCGAGACCTTCGCGCTGAAGTGA
- a CDS encoding DUF2291 family protein, with amino-acid sequence MNRAFLLALAAAMSLGVAGCKIVYDSDKDETEIPAGPEGDDARNAARLEETFEPQLLPHIRDKALDVGELRRQIAADLEAAGTAHAQRGAGAGAAWNFPVRGTGVVVEANLESRARTLGLDTDDDAAADVTLQLGPVIKGTALRDGVPFYNFDDFRDQIEYAKLSRALNDRITASIVLPEGDPLGRTVTFLGITPLRGAGDEVIVTPAELSFQP; translated from the coding sequence ATGAACAGGGCATTCCTGCTCGCGCTGGCAGCCGCCATGTCTCTTGGCGTGGCGGGCTGCAAGATCGTCTATGACTCCGACAAGGACGAGACCGAAATTCCGGCAGGGCCGGAGGGTGATGACGCCCGCAACGCGGCGCGGCTGGAAGAGACCTTCGAGCCGCAACTGCTGCCCCATATCCGCGACAAGGCGCTCGACGTTGGGGAGCTGCGCCGCCAGATTGCCGCAGACCTCGAAGCCGCCGGGACTGCCCATGCCCAGCGGGGCGCCGGGGCGGGCGCGGCGTGGAACTTTCCGGTTCGGGGCACGGGTGTTGTTGTGGAGGCCAATCTCGAAAGCCGGGCCCGCACCCTGGGCCTCGACACCGACGATGACGCTGCTGCCGATGTGACGTTGCAGCTTGGCCCGGTCATCAAGGGCACAGCCCTGCGCGACGGCGTGCCGTTCTACAACTTCGACGATTTCCGCGACCAGATCGAATATGCCAAGCTCTCGCGGGCGCTGAACGACCGGATCACCGCCAGCATCGTGCTGCCGGAGGGCGACCCGCTGGGCCGCACCGTGACCTTCCTTGGCATCACGCCGCTTCGTGGCGCCGGTGACGAGGTGATCGTGACTCCTGCCGAGCTGAGTTTTCAGCCATGA
- a CDS encoding sugar ABC transporter ATP-binding protein, translating into MSDKHPIGLSIRDAVKVYPGTRALKGVDFDIRMGAVNVLVGENGAGKSTLMKVISGVEPLTEGQITVDGQPVQFQTKDDAVRAGIGIVFQELNLFPDMSVAENIFIGNEPTRAGFHLDTRSQRARSAELLRRLEQKIDPDTPLGFLKIGQQQIVEIAKALAEDARILILDEPTSALSAVEVEVLFKLIDELTAQGVGIVYISHRLEELIRIGDYITVLRDGEITGSRSMDGVDLRWIVEAMIGGAQKDFAASIGHEPGDEVFRAEDVVLPKMGGGYHVDHVSLDVKAGEIVGIYGLMGAGRTELMECIIGRHPGSSLGRYFIDGKALRSTAIADRISQGIALVPEDRKRDGLVQIMAIRENLTLSSLGSLARGFHLDLGKEAARAMEFIKRLTIKVSSQENPVSSLSGGNQQKVVIGKALMTGPKILLMDEPTRGVDVGAKAEIYRVMRQLAAEGLAVLFSTSEIEECMALSDRVLVMADGRVTGEFSNRSEVAEVLAAASPITSVRESAA; encoded by the coding sequence ATGAGCGATAAGCATCCCATTGGCCTCAGCATTCGCGATGCGGTGAAGGTCTACCCCGGGACGCGGGCGCTCAAGGGCGTGGATTTCGATATCCGCATGGGTGCGGTCAACGTGCTGGTGGGCGAGAATGGCGCGGGCAAGTCGACGCTGATGAAGGTGATTTCCGGCGTCGAGCCGCTGACGGAGGGGCAGATCACCGTTGACGGGCAGCCGGTGCAGTTTCAGACCAAGGATGACGCGGTGCGGGCGGGCATCGGCATTGTGTTTCAGGAATTGAACCTGTTTCCCGACATGTCGGTGGCCGAAAACATCTTCATCGGTAACGAGCCGACCCGGGCGGGGTTTCATCTCGACACCCGAAGCCAGCGGGCGCGCAGCGCGGAGCTGCTCCGCAGGCTGGAACAGAAGATTGACCCCGATACGCCGCTCGGCTTCCTGAAGATCGGGCAGCAGCAGATCGTGGAGATTGCCAAGGCGCTGGCCGAGGATGCGCGCATCCTGATCCTCGACGAGCCGACCTCTGCGCTTTCGGCGGTTGAGGTGGAGGTGCTGTTCAAGCTGATCGACGAGCTGACGGCGCAGGGGGTGGGGATTGTCTATATTTCGCACCGGCTGGAGGAGCTGATCCGGATTGGCGACTACATCACGGTGCTGCGCGACGGCGAGATCACCGGTAGCCGCAGCATGGACGGCGTGGACCTGCGCTGGATCGTGGAGGCGATGATCGGCGGGGCGCAGAAGGATTTTGCAGCGTCGATCGGGCATGAGCCGGGCGACGAGGTGTTTCGGGCCGAGGATGTGGTGTTGCCCAAGATGGGCGGCGGCTACCACGTGGATCACGTTTCGCTCGATGTGAAGGCCGGCGAGATCGTGGGGATCTACGGGCTGATGGGGGCGGGGCGCACCGAGTTGATGGAATGCATCATCGGGCGGCATCCGGGCAGCTCGCTGGGGCGCTACTTCATCGACGGAAAGGCGCTACGGAGCACCGCCATTGCCGACCGGATCTCGCAGGGGATCGCGCTGGTGCCGGAAGATCGCAAGCGTGACGGGCTGGTGCAGATCATGGCGATCCGCGAGAATCTGACGCTGTCGTCGCTGGGCAGCCTCGCGCGCGGGTTTCACCTTGATCTCGGGAAAGAGGCGGCGCGGGCGATGGAGTTCATCAAGCGGCTGACGATCAAGGTTTCCAGCCAGGAAAATCCGGTTTCGTCGCTGTCGGGCGGCAACCAGCAGAAGGTGGTGATCGGCAAGGCGCTGATGACCGGGCCGAAGATTTTGCTGATGGACGAGCCGACCCGGGGCGTCGACGTTGGCGCCAAGGCCGAGATCTATCGCGTGATGCGCCAGCTCGCGGCCGAGGGGCTGGCGGTGCTGTTCTCGACCTCGGAGATCGAGGAATGCATGGCGTTGAGCGACCGGGTTCTGGTCATGGCCGACGGCAGGGTGACCGGCGAATTCAGCAACAGGTCGGAGGTGGCCGAAGTGCTTGCGGCAGCCTCTCCAATCACTTCAGTCAGGGAGAGCGCCGCATGA
- a CDS encoding ABC transporter permease, with translation MSVTAQSQPAAQVNWLLLLLKARTFVALILVFGYFAFAAPNFLSVANAVLISKHVAINAFLAIGMTYVIITGGIDLSVGSVVGLTSMIAGYLLLNGIDLGLGWSIQFNTLEIVLMVCVVGVFVGWVNGLLITRLNVAPFIATLGMLYIARGAALLMSGGRTFPNLNGNPDYGSHTFPLIGAGNLFGIPVMIWILIAVALLATYIAQRTPLGRHIYATGGNERGAELSGVRVRRVKMFVYMFSGLMAALVGLIIASQLKAAHPATGEFFELNAIAAAVLGGTSMSGGRGRIWGTIVGAFVIGILSDGLVMMGVSSFWQMVIKGLVIVAAVVIDQAQSRLQARVALAQEAAG, from the coding sequence ATGAGCGTCACCGCCCAATCGCAACCGGCAGCACAGGTGAACTGGCTTTTGCTGCTGCTCAAGGCCCGCACCTTTGTGGCCCTGATCCTCGTGTTCGGCTACTTCGCCTTCGCCGCGCCGAACTTTCTGAGCGTGGCCAACGCGGTGCTGATCTCGAAGCATGTCGCGATCAACGCCTTTCTCGCGATCGGCATGACCTATGTGATCATCACTGGCGGCATCGACCTGTCGGTTGGTTCGGTAGTGGGGCTCACCTCGATGATTGCGGGCTATCTGCTGCTTAACGGCATAGACCTCGGCCTTGGCTGGTCTATCCAGTTCAACACGCTGGAGATCGTGCTGATGGTCTGCGTGGTGGGGGTGTTCGTGGGCTGGGTGAACGGGCTGCTGATCACGCGGCTCAACGTTGCGCCCTTCATCGCCACGCTTGGGATGCTCTACATCGCGCGGGGTGCGGCGCTGCTGATGTCGGGGGGGCGGACCTTTCCGAACCTCAACGGCAACCCGGATTATGGCTCGCACACCTTTCCGCTGATCGGGGCGGGCAACCTGTTTGGCATTCCGGTGATGATCTGGATCCTGATCGCGGTTGCGCTGCTGGCGACCTACATCGCCCAGCGCACGCCGCTGGGGCGGCATATCTATGCGACCGGCGGCAACGAGCGCGGCGCGGAGCTTTCGGGCGTGCGGGTGCGGCGGGTGAAGATGTTTGTCTACATGTTCTCTGGTCTGATGGCTGCTCTGGTGGGGCTTATCATTGCCTCACAACTCAAGGCCGCCCACCCGGCGACCGGCGAGTTCTTCGAGTTGAATGCCATTGCCGCGGCGGTGCTTGGCGGCACGTCTATGTCGGGCGGGCGCGGACGGATCTGGGGCACGATCGTGGGCGCCTTTGTCATCGGCATCCTGTCCGACGGGCTGGTGATGATGGGCGTGTCGTCCTTCTGGCAGATGGTCATCAAGGGCTTGGTCATCGTGGCCGCCGTCGTCATCGACCAGGCCCAGAGCCGGTTGCAGGCGCGGGTTGCGCTGGCGCAGGAGGCCGCGGGCTGA
- a CDS encoding GMC family oxidoreductase N-terminal domain-containing protein, whose protein sequence is METIECDVVVVGAGSSGCVVAARLAERAGLRVCVLEAGGGDLSPWVRMPIGYGGAFYHPRLNWRYYTEPEPGLGGRAAYWPRGKVIGGSSSINAMVFIRGQAEDYDRWAAAGCAGWSYEEVLPYFKRLEDNAAGADDWRATGGPIGVKEVSAEVHPLSHAFVAAGQAAGHARNGDFNGARQEGVGFYQITTRGGFRASAAAGYLRPALRRRALRLETGAHVTRLLFEGRRCSGVEFQRGDRLVKVKATRQVVLAAGAIGSPQILQLSGLGDPEMLSSHGIETVCAAPGVGQNLQDHIGFDLVYEATTPTLNATLGSWLGRAGAGMRYVITRGGPLSLSVNQAGGFVRSDAGRERPNLQLYFSPLSYTRAVPGKRRLMKPDAFAGFMIGISNCHPKSRGALHIRSADPMEAPAIRPNYLSAPEDLDELLASVPIMRAIAAQPALAEVTRAELKPGPAVTERAALEDYIRAVTGSVFHPCGTCAMGAEETAVVTPDLRLRGVEGLTVADASVIPAITSGNLNAPALMIGEKAADLVAARL, encoded by the coding sequence GTGGAGACGATCGAATGCGACGTGGTGGTGGTGGGCGCGGGCTCTTCGGGCTGCGTGGTGGCGGCGCGGCTGGCGGAGCGGGCCGGGCTGCGGGTGTGCGTGCTGGAGGCGGGCGGGGGCGATCTGAGCCCATGGGTGCGGATGCCGATCGGCTATGGCGGGGCGTTCTACCACCCGCGCCTCAACTGGCGCTACTACACCGAGCCGGAGCCGGGGCTGGGCGGGCGCGCGGCCTATTGGCCGCGGGGCAAGGTGATTGGCGGTTCGAGTTCGATCAACGCGATGGTCTTCATCCGGGGGCAGGCCGAGGACTACGACCGCTGGGCGGCGGCGGGCTGTGCCGGGTGGAGCTACGAAGAGGTGCTGCCCTATTTCAAGCGGCTGGAAGACAACGCGGCGGGGGCCGACGATTGGCGTGCCACGGGCGGGCCGATCGGGGTGAAGGAGGTGTCGGCGGAGGTGCATCCGCTGAGTCATGCCTTCGTCGCCGCCGGGCAGGCGGCGGGCCATGCGCGGAACGGGGATTTCAACGGGGCGCGCCAGGAGGGGGTCGGGTTTTACCAGATCACCACGCGGGGCGGCTTTCGCGCCTCGGCGGCGGCGGGCTACCTGCGGCCCGCGCTGCGGCGCCGGGCCCTGCGGCTGGAGACGGGCGCCCATGTAACCCGGCTGCTGTTCGAGGGGCGGCGGTGCAGCGGCGTGGAGTTTCAGCGCGGCGACCGGCTGGTGAAGGTGAAGGCGACGCGGCAGGTGGTGCTCGCGGCCGGGGCTATCGGCTCGCCGCAGATCCTCCAGCTTTCGGGGCTGGGCGACCCGGAAATGCTGAGTTCCCACGGGATAGAGACTGTTTGTGCCGCGCCGGGGGTGGGGCAGAACCTGCAGGATCACATCGGGTTTGACCTTGTTTACGAGGCCACCACCCCGACGCTGAATGCCACTTTGGGCTCGTGGCTGGGCCGGGCCGGGGCCGGGATGCGATATGTGATCACACGGGGCGGGCCGCTTTCGCTCTCGGTCAATCAGGCGGGCGGGTTCGTGCGCAGCGATGCGGGGCGGGAGCGGCCCAACCTGCAACTGTACTTCTCGCCTCTGTCCTACACCCGCGCCGTGCCGGGCAAGCGACGGCTGATGAAGCCCGATGCCTTTGCGGGCTTCATGATCGGGATCTCCAACTGCCACCCCAAGAGCCGGGGCGCGCTGCACATCCGCTCGGCGGACCCGATGGAGGCCCCGGCCATCCGGCCCAACTACCTGAGCGCGCCGGAAGACCTTGACGAGCTGCTGGCCTCGGTGCCGATCATGCGGGCCATTGCCGCCCAACCGGCGCTGGCCGAGGTGACCCGCGCGGAGCTGAAGCCCGGCCCGGCGGTGACGGAGCGGGCGGCGCTGGAAGACTACATTCGGGCCGTCACAGGCTCTGTCTTCCATCCCTGCGGCACCTGCGCGATGGGCGCGGAAGAGACGGCGGTGGTGACGCCGGACCTTCGGTTGCGGGGCGTGGAGGGGCTGACGGTGGCGGATGCCTCGGTGATCCCGGCGATCACCTCGGGCAACCTGAACGCCCCGGCGCTGATGATCGGGGAGAAGGCCGCCGACCTCGTGGCGGCGCGGCTCTGA